The region TTATTTACCGATGGTTTACAGACAATGTCAGAATTAAATCTTCTATTAAAAgcattcaatgaatttgagagagaaaaaaaaagaagacgaagaagtagaaggAGTTTTTTTAATGAACCCATTGTTGAATTGATACGTGTGCATTACGCGtagcattttttttctgttaataaatttcattatgtttgtttataatgtcaaaaatgacTAATCGCTTGGCAAGAgagatgataaaaaaaaagttgtttgttgTCTCATTGTGAAATTGTCTTTTGTATAATTATGTTGTCTGTAATTGAGCTACGAAAATTAATAGGAGAAAAAAACCGTTATTTACGCGGATTATAATTGttggtaaataaaaatgtttttattccgAATTATCAATTTGTAATAATTGATATTTATTGCCACAATTATTtgacggattttttttctcacatatcaaaaatcgaaaacctACCTCTGCACAGTAGACTTTAGCCAGTGTGTCGCAACCATTGTATTAATGTGAAATTAATGAGATTCAAAATATCACGAATTTTACAACCACTATGCAGCAGAGTCTAGTCAATTAGTCGGTCACATACACACATAATATTCAACAAGATGAACTTCAAATCAAGATTTGTGACTAATGAATCATTATGTAGAAATTTTCTGCTACAATGTACCAGTAACTCAACATTATCTAATTGAAtatttgcaattttaattgaacttGAAGGTCGCCGCTGTATTAACGGAGATTACCATGTGAATACGATACAGAAAGTTGTATACCTACCCGTCAAATAGATTCAAAAATAATGATTACTTCTCGTGAGCTATGTTCTACGAATATGACTTTTTGTTTGAGCATTAAAAGCacatcaataaataaatggaaatgaatATATTGATTTCGCTTCTGATGAAGATCACGTTTTTTCTCAGAGATGTTTGTTCGtcttacaaataaaattttccctAGTTCTAAGTATATTTACCATAGACCATACGATTCGGTTAGCTGGGATCTAGATTTCTATTTCACTTTTGtaccattgaaaaaaaaaatagattcaCAAATAAGGTCTAGCAGTTGTTCCCGGCCTTGTTTGTAGAGATAGTTGCAGGTAAACTTTTGTAGACTTTTTATTACTCTTAGGActgttcaaattttcaaacactCTTGTCTACAATCAGATCCTTATATGCATCTGCAAATATCTTGAAACGTTCGCTAATAGTCGGCCACTtcgttcatacattttcatccATATGATCATGTTATTAACATATTATTAAgtgtaattgattttcttgCAAATTACAGTTTAACGAAGTTAATCGGTCTACGTGAACAGTGGTACCGACGTATTATGTATTTAAAAATGCTTCGGTGATTGATGGTATTATGCATCAGTAACAGGCAGTCGTGTTATAGTTTCgtttttcacataaatttagGTCGTTCTGGGTTGAAGGATAAAATATGCTTGGTGGTGGAGTAAATTCTTAAAGGTATAACGAGACCAGCAacagatacaaaaaaaatgagtcTGTTAACACGTAATCGAtcgattacatttttcattttcgttgatTATCTCTTGATTGATTACATTCACTTTCCGATAAAAATTGATAGCAACTCCTctttataaacaaaatgaattgatGTTTTGactttgattttaattgattaaCGCTTCAGTTGTCTGACTGTCTTTTATAAGACTTAAAGGAAGTTCAATATTTACGTTGAAAAGGTGTTAAGTTGTACCATCTACAACGACATCACAAGGTTGCagacgaaacatttttaattgaaaacaatcaCTGAATTAGTCTGCCATCATCTTTGTGATATTCGTTATTGAAACATTGTTGTTAGCGCATCTTACAACTTTGAATTAGAACGTCTATTAACAATGACACATTGAAAAGCATCAAAATTAGGTGACATGGGCGTGGTTTCACTGACAAATTGAGTTCAAAATGAGTGGTTTTTGAGCTAGCTTTTACTTatgttgaattttaattagaatttttattagaaTACAAAAAGCTTTTGAAGGGAATACTATTACGATATATTTATGCCTTAAACAATCAGACAGTTACGACTATTTGCTGGGTGAATTTACTcgtttaatttacttttaaattaCTATAGGTTTCCCAACAAATTTATCGTGCATGTACCTTGTATGACTTTAATGTAAACAGCAATATGTCCGTAAAATTTAACAGCGTCTTACACCTCCATTAGAACATTGttcaaaataatgtaaaaccTTAAAGAGCAAACGAATTGACCTCTTTAAATGCTTCGCTAAAACCACTACGATATGTTCGAACACTTAAAACATAAGTAGTTGGATGTTGTTGATGCAATATTTTtacgattattattatttatgatGACTCCCATTGCATTTccataaacatttttcggtGCTAAGTTATCCATTAGACCAGACTTTTCAACAGAATTAGATGTTTCAAAGCGACAAAAGTCGACCAAACTACTTCACagcttcaataaaaaatttcagcTTAATTTAGATGGTAATAATGACCCGAAATCGAATAAATTATCGCCAGAATTGGTTGCAATCGGTAAATTAATTAGTTATTCAgagcaataaaattttaagtaGGTGAAAAAGTTGTTGATCTTTGTCACTCTCTTTGAACTGAACGTTTTTTTGCTCGTATAGGAAGAATGTTGTAAATTCCGATTTGTCTGCAAAATGCAATATTTACGTATCTGCTATGAACCGATCTTCGGGGAGGCCTTCGAAATATTGGCGCGAGATATATTTTATTTGCTCTCAAAGCATCACGATGTGTATAATCGAGTTAAACATCTTCAGGGTCACTGAAGTGtacaccaattttgatttttttgatatttttttttaaataggcACGACCTCAAAAGAAAAAGTCAAAACATCCATAATGTTGAGCGTAAAACGGATCTTCGTTTGCCATTCCATTAAGCTCTTGCTGTTTTTatttagatttatttttattgtctcGATTCGCGGTAGGAAGTTTGAACAGAATTTATTGCACTCTCGATACAATAAAGCAATTTCCAGTTGgaattctcaaaatatttccatattGTAAATGCCAACCGAGTTACAAGCTCGATATAAATTGATTTATGGTTTTCTACATCAACAGTTACGCACAATAGAAATGAACTGAACGTTAAAATTTGACggaaatttaatgattttattgcACTGAAGATTTAAGGTCGGTTcatcaatttcctttttcttttgCAGAGCCAAAAATGTTTCGCACCTGAAGTGTGTTGCCGTTACGAAGACAATTTCCCAAGTCAAAATCAAGTTACCAATGACGTTCGACCAACACCTCGTCCAACACCATCAGTTACTCCCGGCGAAGTACTCACCAGCGAGGGTTATGTAATCACAGTACCAAAAACGAAATTCCCTCCACCACCACCAACCACACAACGACCATATGTGCCACCACAAACTCAACGACCATATGTTCCACCGACAACTCAACGTGAATATGTACCACCACAAACTCAACGGCCATATGTTCCACCACAAACAACTCAACGTCCATACGTTCCACCCCAAACTCAACGTCCATACGTTCCACCCCAAACTCAACGTCCATACGCTCCACCCCAAACTCAGCGTCCATATGTGCCACCACGAACCACACCAGCACCATTCAAGGGCGAGGAATATATTCCACCAAAGGACAACCATATCGGTGAGCCCAGCAACGATAATCCCTACACAAACTATCTTCCACCCAACAAACCTGAACGAGGCGAAGACGAAAAATCGGAACCAATTGAAAATCCATCCAACGTCAACCAAAACATAATCAGACCAAATCGTCCAACTGAACGGCCACAGGATGCTGCTCCAGTCGAACCACCAACGCAATGTCCAGCTGCTACAAATTGTACCGAAATTCAATACTGCACAGCTGAAGGAAGCATTTCGAAATCGATTGTTTCGCTCACCAAGGACCAAGAAATCTATCGTGTACCACTCTCTGATTGTCGCAATGTCGAGAAAGGTTTCATTGGAAAGTGTTGCCGCGATCCAGATTACGTCGATCCATGGCCAGTAGGTATTTTGGGACAATATAACGCATCAATTTTGGGATTCGATGATGGTTCGTACAAACCCGGTGCAAGCGGTAATGGTAAACAAGAAAGACGAAACGGAAATCGTGCCCCGTCGCGACCAAATGATATTAACATTCCATCTGGATCGAATCAAGGACTAGTTGCTATTCGTGGACAGGCTCAACTTAGCTTACCAATTCCTCAAACATCGCAGACACAAAATTCATATACTCGCACTCCTTTCCCACAAACCAATCagccaaatcaaattttcggcCGTGACAAGAGTCCACAGAATTCCATTGAACCCATTGCAAGTGGATCGAACGTCTGTGCCGTTCGTGATGTGGTATGTTCATTGAGAGAATCACCTAGATGAAAGTctgaattttgtgttttaacTTCCAGAACGCCGTTCCCAAAGGTAACGGTCCATTTGATGCTGCATTCGGCGAGTTCCCATGGCAAGCGATGATCTTGAAGGAATCCACAAAAACTTTATTGTGTGGCGGTGCTATCGTTGAAGCTGATACTGTATTAACAGCTGCTCATTGTGTTGAAGGGTATGTCTTACAAATCTGTTGCAGGCGCTACTCGGACAATGAcactaacaattttttttgattctcTCTCCACACAGTGTTCAAGCATTCGACTTATTGATCAAGGGTGGAGAATGGAAATTGGGTAGCGATGAAGAGCCAAAATCTTTCCAATCGATTCGCGTTAAATCGATCTCAGTTCATCCCGAATATCAATCGAACAAGTACGGCCGTGACATTGCCCTATTGCATTTAGAGCGACCGTTGAAATTCGATAAGCACATTGGCGCAATCTGTCTTGACGACCGTGAACCAACACCGAACGACAATTGTGTGTGCACTGGATGGGGAAAAGAGGCTCTTAAATGTAAGAATTTTCTTGTCCACTTGgtcgaacaatatttttgatttttgtcttGTTTCCATCGCTAACAGACCATGCTGCCGGTGCTCTGATGCATTCCATTCCAATCAATCCACTCGCTCAATCCGAATGCCAAGCATCGGTTGATGGACACAATCCCAGCACAGCATGTTGTGGACGACCACAAGCCGATGCCTGCCAATTGGATCCAGGAAGTGCATTGGCCTGTGACAGTGGTAATGGCAAATACACTCTGAAGGGTATCTATTCAGCGGAAACGGAATGCGCTAGTCCGTCAACGGTAGTGACTTTCGCTAAAATGGACGTTCCATGGATCAAAAATACAATGAGTTCACCATCGGCCCAACCACAACAGCAGCGACAAACAGTTGCACAACCGAATTATCGGCCGACATATCAATCACAACAGCCCAGCACATCACAATTAGCATATTCGACACAAGCACCATCGTATTTGCCACCGAggcaataaatttctttaaaaaaaaaaaataaagaaaaaaaactcatcaTCCGCCCCTCCCCCCATGTGTGTTATCAtattttaatgtaattttaGATAGTGAATcgattatttaatttaattattttattgacgTGGGAatattttagttgtttttttcttcttgagACTctaaaataatggaaaattcttaaaagaaaagaaaaacgaaaattaatagaaaatggaaaaacgaaCTGAgataataatattaaaaaatatgaaaacttaaaaaaaaatattacatcGACGAaagacaattaattaaaaatatcaaaaatgtaaaatactcTGATGAAAAAAGCCTATTTAAAAATAAcgcaaaaagcaaaaaaaaaaaaaatttaattgttgagAGATTGCGagagacagacagacagagaGCGAGAGAGATGTGGAGATAGAATTCCTAAAAGAATCTAAATAAAAATGCGAaatgtaaaacatttaaacttataaataaaacgaacATCCAGAAGCAACACATCAATGTAGATTTTAAGCGAAAATTCCATtgtattatttaattttacattttattaatttaattaaataaacaaaaaaaacaacaaaaatacttGCGATATTTGTAATTACAAAGAAAGACAacgttttgtatttttttacaaataaaaattttttaagtaaaattgtGCCGTGCTTTTTAACATTCGAATcacacggtggggctgaaccagatttaaataaaaaggttGGATAgcctgaacttttttttatgaaatgttagCATGGGTTGAGTGTAGATAAACtacatataaaataaaaaaaatcaccgagCCATTTTACAGAAAGTACTTTTCAACTGTTTGTAGACGGTATTTTTGATATGCTAAACTAACGCAAGTATCTCAATCCTATTTTTATAGCCAATGCTCTCAGCTTTCGATTGATACCATACTTGCCATATGAGTTTGTAAAAATTAGCAGCTACAGTGAGtaaatctctaaaatgtttgatttcagtatatttagctaatccttctgtcacatcttttgacagctttttacgttttagtacgttttctctcccagtagcaaaaacccaatcccagcaaaaaaagaaactatatcgaatgccgcaaatgcatttgaaaacgaacattcggttatcattttatacaaatatgttcatctttataataacatcggtgaaaaaaaacctaattctgtcatgcaaaaatatagataaaaattgacaaaattgccgaccacaaaaatatgtcgtcgattctcatgcattttttatgcatagcaaaagaagacaggatcaagcaacgtaatattttgtctcacataaaagttcaactttcttgtaagacaaatattttttttaaggacctcgggtgccatttttttctgctccacttcgggcgccacgggcatttgcccatttggcccatatggaaaaggcggcactgGTAAAAGGAAATATAACTCGTTTTTCGaagcattttgtagaaggatggaTCCCTCCTATATTGTTACATTTGGTTGACGGCGGCATAAACTTTTTAGCAACTCAAAATGAAAGCAACTAAAACACCAAATAATTCAGCAAAAACGTacctaaacaaaattttattgttcataAGGTAACATTCGAATGAcaattttcgcatttttttgtgtcatCACCCCTCTTTTTCGGTACACGGCGCCCAAATCTACGCAAGTCGCGCAATTCTAACCTTTTGCATACATTGTGTGAAGTTTCTCTCAGTGTGCAAATATccctttataatactttgtaTATTTGCACACTGCAAATAGAATTTGTATTATAAGTAGACTATTTGCACATTGTGCAGCGAGCCTTTCCTAATAAAAAAGGCTTACAAAATATCTTTGCTCCTAAAATCACTCTTTTTCATACCACACAATAGGGACAGTAGCTgctaatttttccaatttaataTGATTGTGGAAAGGGCCTATTTTAGGTgaagaaatttccataatttttccTTCATATTATCTGTTTCTCTAAACTAAGAATAGATCGGAGTGcactttcattgtttttatGGTATTCACGCCCGTACTGGCCATATTGGACAATCACAAATGTTCCTTtagtaattttttgaaaatcttataTTGTCGTTTTTTAATAGAGCTTTAAATAGGGTCTTTTCTTCACTTTAAGCGCCTTCTCCTACATTTCACAGGAGCGccttttattttagtttttgagCTAAATCGATTTCGTTCGGATGGTACTTTAGAGAAACTAGAATTCAGGAACTTTAAGGAATCCAATAGGtattttcggtaaatgttATCAAGCTTCAAATGTTTGGTTATGCAATGTCAATGTGTGTAAAAATGGAGTGGTAATTTATTATCTCCAGGTATCGGCAGTTCcacacaaaacatattttctttgtcgttttcacaaaaacaacCTTACTCAACAAACAAAGATTTAGAGCTTTACCTTTAAAGCTATATTTCGGGAGTTCTAGATTCACTAGATCTATCTGCAAATCAACCAGGCTGATTCAGCCTAGATTATCTTTGGAAACGCATTCCTTTTaccatcaaaattgaaaggatCTACATTTTATGTAGAAGCTGTGATATAGATATCTACTTGTAATCTTTGTGTACTACAAAATTTGTAGCTTACATCTACAGCCCCTTGACTTTGAATCCTTTAAAGAGACCTCCTAAGAAGtgtcatttcaattttcatttcaactggATTCTTCTAAGTAAGAGAATTGAGTTGTAGATGATTTTTGGTGCAAGAGCGGCACAGCTGAGCT is a window of Bradysia coprophila strain Holo2 unplaced genomic scaffold, BU_Bcop_v1 contig_350, whole genome shotgun sequence DNA encoding:
- the LOC119079962 gene encoding inactive serine protease scarface-like isoform X2 — protein: MHPYRTAFIGLFLIGIAIAQDTFEAAYLNSRLYNQGDIPDIYGETPYWWMNRGSPFKRSFQPSSSGCGPECQSTSGTLQVTANDYSNNPFLSGNSISSDASYSSNPFVNSGKPFASQVDASSGSGPYTYMAPGYLPPQENIETIPCSGQGKACVTKYLCNNGFVEASKVQGSSQNCNSQNEVCCTILVPTQPPTQPPRPTTPYQPQPQSTPCVDQNYGCVSPDQCINGVVARTPNRPSSQKCFAPEVCCRYEDNFPSQNQVTNDVRPTPRPTPSVTPGEVLTSEGYVITVPKTKFPPPPPTTQRPYVPPQTQRPYVPPTTQREYVPPQTQRPYVPPQTTQRPYVPPQTQRPYVPPQTQRPYAPPQTQRPYVPPRTTPAPFKGEEYIPPKDNHIGEPSNDNPYTNYLPPNKPERGEDEKSEPIENPSNVNQNIIRPNRPTERPQDAAPVEPPTQCPAATNCTEIQYCTAEGSISKSIVSLTKDQEIYRVPLSDCRNVEKGFIGKCCRDPDYVDPWPVGILGQYNASILGFDDGSYKPGASGNGKQERRNGNRAPSRPNDINIPSGSNQGLVAIRGQAQLSLPIPQTSQTQNSYTRTPFPQTNQPNQIFGRDKSPQNSIEPIASGSNVCAVRDVNAVPKGNGPFDAAFGEFPWQAMILKESTKTLLCGGAIVEADTVLTAAHCVEGVQAFDLLIKGGEWKLGSDEEPKSFQSIRVKSISVHPEYQSNKYGRDIALLHLERPLKFDKHIGAICLDDREPTPNDNCVCTGWGKEALKYHAAGALMHSIPINPLAQSECQASVDGHNPSTACCGRPQADACQLDPGSALACDSGNGKYTLKGIYSAETECASPSTVVTFAKMDVPWIKNTMSSPSAQPQQQRQTVAQPNYRPTYQSQQPSTSQLAYSTQAPSYLPPRQ
- the LOC119079962 gene encoding inactive serine protease scarface-like isoform X1, whose protein sequence is MSKEGNMHPYRTAFIGLFLIGIAIAQDTFEAAYLNSRLYNQGDIPDIYGETPYWWMNRGSPFKRSFQPSSSGCGPECQSTSGTLQVTANDYSNNPFLSGNSISSDASYSSNPFVNSGKPFASQVDASSGSGPYTYMAPGYLPPQENIETIPCSGQGKACVTKYLCNNGFVEASKVQGSSQNCNSQNEVCCTILVPTQPPTQPPRPTTPYQPQPQSTPCVDQNYGCVSPDQCINGVVARTPNRPSSQKCFAPEVCCRYEDNFPSQNQVTNDVRPTPRPTPSVTPGEVLTSEGYVITVPKTKFPPPPPTTQRPYVPPQTQRPYVPPTTQREYVPPQTQRPYVPPQTTQRPYVPPQTQRPYVPPQTQRPYAPPQTQRPYVPPRTTPAPFKGEEYIPPKDNHIGEPSNDNPYTNYLPPNKPERGEDEKSEPIENPSNVNQNIIRPNRPTERPQDAAPVEPPTQCPAATNCTEIQYCTAEGSISKSIVSLTKDQEIYRVPLSDCRNVEKGFIGKCCRDPDYVDPWPVGILGQYNASILGFDDGSYKPGASGNGKQERRNGNRAPSRPNDINIPSGSNQGLVAIRGQAQLSLPIPQTSQTQNSYTRTPFPQTNQPNQIFGRDKSPQNSIEPIASGSNVCAVRDVNAVPKGNGPFDAAFGEFPWQAMILKESTKTLLCGGAIVEADTVLTAAHCVEGVQAFDLLIKGGEWKLGSDEEPKSFQSIRVKSISVHPEYQSNKYGRDIALLHLERPLKFDKHIGAICLDDREPTPNDNCVCTGWGKEALKYHAAGALMHSIPINPLAQSECQASVDGHNPSTACCGRPQADACQLDPGSALACDSGNGKYTLKGIYSAETECASPSTVVTFAKMDVPWIKNTMSSPSAQPQQQRQTVAQPNYRPTYQSQQPSTSQLAYSTQAPSYLPPRQ